One genomic window of Corynebacterium pseudotuberculosis includes the following:
- the rplI gene encoding 50S ribosomal protein L9: MKLILTAAVENLGVPGDIVEVKDGYGRNLLLPRGLAIVATRGAEKQIEGIKRAQEARAIRDLDHAREVKAQLEALEGVTVAVKTSEKGKLFGSVSAEDIAAAVKKAGGPNLDKRSIELPKRLVKSIGTFSVNVKLHSDIAATVNFEVVAA, translated from the coding sequence ATGAAGCTGATCCTCACCGCTGCCGTTGAAAACCTCGGTGTCCCTGGTGACATCGTTGAGGTTAAGGACGGCTACGGACGTAACCTTCTGCTTCCTCGCGGCCTGGCTATCGTAGCCACCCGCGGCGCAGAGAAGCAGATTGAGGGCATCAAGCGTGCCCAGGAAGCTCGCGCTATTCGCGATCTGGACCATGCACGTGAGGTCAAAGCACAGCTCGAGGCACTTGAGGGTGTCACCGTGGCAGTGAAGACCTCTGAGAAGGGTAAGCTCTTCGGCTCCGTTTCCGCCGAGGATATTGCCGCTGCCGTTAAAAAGGCTGGCGGTCCGAACCTGGACAAGCGTTCCATTGAATTGCCGAAGCGACTGGTTAAGTCCATCGGTACGTTCTCTGTGAACGTTAAGCTGCACTCCGACATCGCAGCAACGGTTAACTTCGAGGTCGTCGCCGCCTAA
- the rpsF gene encoding 30S ribosomal protein S6 produces the protein MRHYEVMIILDPSQDERTVAPSLDKFLEIVRKENGTVEKVDIWGKRRLAYPIAKKEEGIYAVLNLNCESATVLELDRVLNLNDGVLRTKVLRGDK, from the coding sequence GTGCGTCACTACGAAGTCATGATCATTCTGGATCCTTCCCAGGATGAACGCACTGTTGCCCCGTCCCTGGACAAGTTCCTCGAGATCGTCCGCAAAGAAAACGGCACCGTGGAAAAGGTTGATATCTGGGGTAAGCGCCGTCTGGCCTACCCGATCGCCAAGAAGGAAGAGGGCATCTACGCTGTTCTCAACCTCAACTGCGAGTCTGCAACCGTTCTGGAGCTCGACCGCGTGTTGAACCTGAACGATGGCGTTCTTCGCACCAAGGTTCTGCGTGGCGATAAGTAA
- a CDS encoding glycoside hydrolase family 15 protein produces the protein MNIAREDHNQPEAHDMSHKKGLDSELAFAEKHHAISRNRYRSTPLEDYALLSDLQTGPLVSRDGSVDWLCLPRFDSPSVFAALLGTPDDGRWKLLIRNGVVVSRSYIPDTFILETVWETPTGKARVLDYLPPSTVQADLIRSVECLEGEVTVSHDLRVRFSYARALPWFRHINLPETGDPALLCVAGPDGLLLAGPLLYDTTEPDEDHEHLEQGTVAPRLVGDFALKAGEKLDWSMTWFPSWQETPVPVKAEEAFEVTKEFWQHWIGNLDVGDTRSELVRRSLLVLRALTHSDTGGIVAAPTASLPEDFGGERNWDYRYTWLRDAALTVEVMVAHGFVEGATNWRDWLLRAVAGDVENLQIMYGLGGKRELEELELDHLAGYENSRPVRIGNGAAGQYQADVVGEVMLALAKLRDAGYPEDEFSWGLQKKLLDYTITNIHQKDHGIWEMRGDLHYFTHGRVMMWAAFNEGIRAVEEYGLDGDAEVWRYHRDSLRDELLLRGYNEELGSFTQSYENTHVDASLLQIPHTGFLAADDPRMLGTVAQIEKQLVDSNGLVYRYLTDDGIDGLAGHEYPFLICTFWLIEQYAMSGRIQEAQERLDSVVAYANDLGLLSEEYDPQAQRLAGNFPQAFSHLGLIRAVDAIERYKKGSADQD, from the coding sequence ATGAACATTGCTAGGGAAGACCATAACCAACCAGAGGCACACGATATGTCACACAAAAAAGGGCTGGATTCTGAACTGGCTTTTGCGGAAAAACACCATGCGATAAGCCGCAATAGGTATCGATCCACGCCTCTTGAGGATTACGCACTGCTTTCTGACCTTCAGACCGGTCCGCTGGTCTCTCGTGACGGGAGCGTTGACTGGTTGTGCCTGCCTCGGTTTGATTCGCCTTCAGTTTTTGCGGCGTTATTGGGAACCCCTGATGACGGGCGTTGGAAGCTACTTATACGCAATGGCGTAGTGGTATCGCGGTCATATATTCCGGACACCTTTATTTTAGAGACCGTATGGGAGACCCCGACGGGGAAGGCTCGGGTGCTGGACTATCTTCCGCCGTCTACAGTGCAAGCAGATCTCATCCGGAGTGTGGAATGTCTGGAGGGGGAAGTGACAGTCTCCCATGATCTTCGCGTACGTTTTAGCTATGCTCGCGCTTTGCCGTGGTTTAGGCACATAAACCTCCCCGAGACGGGAGACCCTGCGTTGCTCTGTGTTGCGGGTCCTGATGGGCTGCTCCTCGCTGGCCCATTGCTCTATGACACAACTGAGCCCGATGAGGACCACGAGCATTTGGAACAGGGGACTGTAGCTCCTCGGCTGGTCGGTGATTTTGCTCTGAAAGCGGGGGAGAAACTGGATTGGTCTATGACCTGGTTCCCCTCCTGGCAGGAAACGCCGGTGCCGGTGAAAGCAGAGGAAGCTTTTGAAGTTACCAAGGAATTCTGGCAACACTGGATAGGAAATCTTGATGTAGGGGATACCCGCAGTGAGCTTGTGCGTCGCTCGCTTTTGGTCCTGCGCGCGCTCACGCACTCGGATACTGGTGGCATTGTGGCGGCCCCCACCGCGTCGCTTCCTGAGGACTTTGGTGGGGAGCGCAACTGGGACTACCGCTATACCTGGTTGCGCGATGCTGCACTGACTGTTGAGGTGATGGTTGCCCATGGTTTTGTAGAAGGCGCAACTAATTGGCGAGACTGGCTTTTAAGAGCAGTCGCAGGCGATGTGGAAAATCTGCAGATTATGTACGGCCTTGGAGGGAAACGCGAGCTAGAGGAGCTCGAGCTTGATCATTTAGCGGGCTATGAGAACTCGCGCCCGGTACGCATTGGCAATGGGGCAGCGGGGCAGTATCAGGCTGACGTGGTGGGGGAAGTCATGCTTGCGTTAGCCAAGCTGCGTGATGCCGGCTACCCCGAGGATGAGTTTTCCTGGGGACTGCAAAAGAAACTTTTGGATTATACGATCACCAATATTCATCAGAAGGATCACGGTATCTGGGAGATGCGCGGGGATCTACACTATTTCACTCATGGTCGGGTGATGATGTGGGCCGCGTTTAACGAGGGGATTCGGGCAGTAGAAGAATATGGATTAGACGGCGATGCTGAGGTTTGGCGCTATCACCGTGACAGCCTGCGGGATGAGTTGTTATTACGTGGGTATAACGAGGAGCTAGGGTCCTTTACTCAGTCCTATGAGAACACGCATGTGGATGCATCTTTGCTGCAGATCCCCCACACCGGGTTTTTAGCTGCTGATGATCCACGCATGTTGGGCACTGTTGCCCAAATTGAGAAACAGCTGGTTGATTCCAATGGGCTGGTGTACAGGTATCTCACCGATGACGGGATCGATGGCCTTGCGGGGCATGAATACCCATTCCTTATTTGCACGTTTTGGCTCATCGAGCAATACGCTATGTCTGGTCGGATACAAGAAGCTCAGGAGCGCTTGGATAGCGTTGTGGCATACGCCAACGACTTAGGATTGCTTAGTGAGGAATATGACCCTCAGGCGCAAAGATTGGCCGGAAACTTTCCGCAAGCCTTTTCCCATCTTGGGCTTATTCGGGCTGTTGACGCCATAGAACGGTATAAGAAGGGTAGCGCTGACCAAGACTGA
- a CDS encoding glycosyltransferase family 87 protein: protein MTKERKDARRGSLKLGDSRYRVSPGSNEPIARSFIEFLGGPLGRFSQVGTQRWWTPLRLLVTIALSFLSLGYMAKANCLHGNEIAGVAQLDWSGNKQYVSACYSDIIPLYSGRGLDRPGFPYAYSWQENGLTRYMEYPVLTGIFQWIMATVARLGYPVIQAVFPGVPEVSFYFTVTALVMALLWAAVVAMLAELAENRVWDVVLVAASPLVIVHAFTNWDILAIAAAIGALLAFRRHHLVTAGVLIGVGTSLKLWPVFLLGALFIVALRSKKLRTWFVLSAGAAAAWLIINVPVMLTYPDAWGEFLRLNSQRGWEWTTIYAVLSREFGWSGLDPAGVAPTNLNMVTLLLFIAACVGIAVLGLRVRRQPRIAELVFLIVAAFLLINKVWSPQYSLWLVPFAALALPYWRLIFAWGLIDAATWPILMWHLLGAENKGAPAWLLDLFILGRDGLIIIIAVLVIRQMLGKSVDKVSRDHAGRDPLAGPFGCQDRCGSGSKHPQSGNKIEGKELKS, encoded by the coding sequence ATGACTAAGGAGCGAAAAGACGCTAGGCGAGGAAGCCTGAAACTCGGCGACTCGCGCTATCGGGTTTCCCCTGGCAGCAATGAGCCCATAGCTCGTAGTTTTATAGAGTTTCTGGGCGGGCCCTTGGGGAGATTCTCGCAGGTAGGAACGCAACGGTGGTGGACGCCACTGCGCCTGCTTGTGACCATTGCCCTGAGCTTTCTCAGCCTTGGCTATATGGCAAAGGCCAACTGTCTCCACGGAAACGAGATCGCGGGCGTAGCGCAGCTGGATTGGTCTGGTAACAAGCAGTATGTTTCTGCCTGTTATTCCGATATTATTCCGCTCTACAGCGGGCGCGGATTGGACCGACCTGGTTTCCCTTACGCATATTCCTGGCAGGAAAATGGCCTTACTAGATACATGGAGTATCCCGTTTTGACGGGAATTTTCCAATGGATCATGGCAACGGTTGCGCGTCTGGGATATCCGGTCATTCAAGCTGTTTTTCCCGGTGTCCCTGAAGTTTCTTTCTATTTTACCGTTACTGCACTGGTCATGGCGTTGCTGTGGGCGGCAGTGGTGGCAATGCTCGCAGAATTGGCAGAAAATCGTGTGTGGGATGTGGTGTTGGTCGCTGCGTCGCCCCTTGTTATCGTCCATGCGTTTACCAACTGGGATATTCTTGCAATCGCTGCCGCCATCGGGGCACTCTTAGCTTTTCGACGCCACCACCTGGTTACAGCGGGCGTGTTGATCGGCGTGGGTACTTCCCTCAAACTGTGGCCAGTTTTTCTCCTGGGCGCACTATTTATCGTGGCGCTGCGGAGCAAAAAACTACGGACTTGGTTTGTCCTGTCTGCGGGGGCGGCGGCCGCTTGGTTGATCATTAATGTCCCCGTGATGCTGACATATCCCGATGCCTGGGGTGAGTTTTTGCGGCTTAACTCCCAGCGTGGGTGGGAATGGACCACCATTTATGCCGTGCTTTCTCGGGAATTTGGATGGTCTGGTCTGGACCCCGCGGGAGTAGCCCCGACAAATCTCAACATGGTGACCTTGCTGCTGTTCATCGCGGCGTGCGTGGGTATTGCTGTCTTGGGGCTGCGCGTGCGTAGACAGCCCAGGATCGCTGAGCTTGTTTTTCTTATAGTTGCGGCATTCCTATTGATTAATAAAGTGTGGAGCCCGCAGTATTCCTTGTGGTTGGTGCCATTCGCAGCCTTAGCTCTGCCTTATTGGCGGTTGATCTTTGCCTGGGGGCTTATCGACGCTGCCACCTGGCCCATTCTGATGTGGCACCTTCTGGGAGCCGAGAACAAGGGGGCTCCGGCATGGTTGCTCGATCTTTTTATTCTTGGTCGAGATGGTTTGATCATTATTATTGCGGTCTTGGTGATCCGTCAGATGCTCGGAAAGTCGGTGGATAAGGTGAGCCGAGATCACGCTGGACGCGATCCACTAGCGGGGCCGTTTGGCTGCCAGGATAGATGTGGATCAGGATCAAAGCATCCCCAATCTGGTAATAAAATTGAGGGAAAGGAGCTGAAGAGCTGA
- a CDS encoding single-stranded DNA-binding protein — protein MAQGDVNITVVGNLVADPELRFTPAGAAVANFRIASTPRRYDSRSNQWVDGEALFLQCNVWRQAAENVAESLTKGMRVIVTGRLRQRSYETREGEKRTVMELEVDEVGPSLRYASASINRNPREGGNGGNYGGGNFGGNSGGGFGGNGGSQGGFGGGQQGNQNSAPANDPWSSAPPAGGFGGADAEPPF, from the coding sequence ATGGCTCAAGGAGACGTCAACATTACGGTCGTTGGCAACTTGGTTGCTGACCCGGAACTTCGCTTCACCCCAGCGGGTGCGGCGGTTGCTAATTTCCGTATCGCCTCGACTCCACGCCGGTATGACTCTCGGTCAAACCAGTGGGTAGATGGTGAGGCCTTGTTCCTACAATGCAACGTGTGGCGCCAGGCAGCAGAGAACGTCGCAGAGTCCTTGACTAAGGGCATGCGCGTGATTGTTACCGGGCGTTTGCGCCAGCGCTCTTATGAGACTCGTGAGGGCGAAAAGCGTACTGTTATGGAGCTTGAGGTCGATGAGGTCGGCCCATCCTTGCGGTATGCGTCGGCAAGCATTAACCGCAACCCTCGTGAGGGCGGTAACGGCGGAAATTATGGTGGCGGAAACTTCGGTGGGAATTCAGGCGGTGGCTTTGGTGGCAACGGCGGATCCCAAGGTGGGTTCGGCGGGGGCCAGCAGGGCAACCAAAACTCCGCACCGGCTAATGACCCGTGGAGCAGCGCTCCGCCAGCAGGTGGATTCGGCGGTGCTGACGCTGAGCCGCCATTCTAA
- a CDS encoding transglycosylase domain-containing protein produces the protein MADSDKDKASRKSNNGSSGASKGNAKAKRPAGRSGQPQKKKPGRPAGKATAGARARSSRPKKSKQQARPAWVKPTVLTGIAALIVAPFVAFAAAYIVTDVPEPSELVTKQVSQIFASDGETQLAKIVPPDGNRTQVPINQVPEVTRHAVLAAEDREFYTNSGFSFTGFGRAIIGQLTGNPSAGGGSTITQQYVKNMVVGNDYSYLRKVKELVYSVKMANEWSKDEVLGAYLNTIYFGRNAYGIDSAARAYFGIPASDLNVAQSAVLAAAIQRPSQLDPWTNREESELRWNYVLDGMVSSGWLDPHERAGLVYPETIDPALNQAYTEADGTNGLVKNQVMAELTSLGITEDEVQTLGLRITTTIDQKAQQATVEAVKKNLADEQAKTRVAAVSVEPGTGAVRAYYGGEDAGGYDYANAPLQTGSTFKIFGLAAALQQGIPTSAYYSSEPFTLPGGITVKNVDKGCGSCTIKEALKKSYNTSFLRLQGDLKNGSQDTADMAHALGVARSLPGIEKTLTENGNQPYEGVILGQYQSRPLDMAHAMATLANYGVWHKEYFVEKIETVDGKVLYQHEKSEGERRVSEKVATNVLDAMAPIAAWSNGNSLAGGRPSAAKTGTTQLGDTGSNKDAWMVGATPQLATAVWAGTSDNSPLLNSWGGLMYGSNLPAELWKDIEDNSLQGKSVEKFKSAESIGWASAKYTYAPPPVATTRRNEPKPERSTNP, from the coding sequence TTGGCAGATTCAGATAAGGACAAGGCATCGCGGAAGTCGAACAACGGCTCATCAGGTGCCAGCAAGGGTAACGCTAAAGCCAAGCGCCCCGCAGGCCGCTCTGGCCAGCCGCAAAAAAAGAAGCCTGGGCGCCCCGCGGGTAAAGCAACTGCTGGCGCACGCGCTCGTAGCTCGCGTCCCAAAAAATCCAAGCAGCAAGCCCGGCCCGCATGGGTAAAACCCACGGTTCTGACCGGCATTGCGGCGCTCATCGTCGCACCATTTGTGGCTTTCGCGGCGGCCTATATAGTCACCGATGTGCCGGAGCCAAGCGAGCTGGTAACCAAGCAGGTTTCTCAGATTTTTGCCTCTGACGGCGAAACCCAGCTGGCAAAGATCGTCCCGCCAGACGGCAACCGTACTCAGGTGCCCATCAACCAGGTACCGGAAGTAACGCGTCATGCTGTTCTGGCGGCAGAAGACCGTGAGTTCTATACCAACTCAGGATTCTCTTTTACTGGTTTTGGGCGCGCTATTATCGGCCAGCTCACTGGAAACCCATCGGCAGGCGGTGGGTCCACAATCACCCAGCAGTATGTGAAGAACATGGTGGTGGGCAATGATTATTCCTATCTGCGCAAAGTAAAAGAGCTCGTCTATTCCGTCAAAATGGCTAATGAATGGAGTAAAGACGAGGTCTTAGGTGCTTACCTCAATACCATTTACTTTGGACGTAACGCCTACGGCATCGACTCTGCAGCACGTGCCTACTTTGGGATCCCCGCTTCCGATCTCAACGTTGCACAATCTGCAGTACTTGCCGCAGCCATCCAGCGACCCAGTCAACTTGACCCCTGGACCAATCGCGAAGAATCTGAACTGCGTTGGAATTATGTCCTCGACGGCATGGTGAGCTCCGGTTGGCTTGATCCTCATGAGCGCGCCGGGCTGGTCTATCCAGAGACCATTGACCCAGCCCTCAACCAGGCATACACCGAGGCTGATGGCACAAACGGGCTGGTTAAGAATCAGGTGATGGCGGAACTGACAAGTCTTGGAATTACAGAAGATGAGGTCCAAACATTGGGCCTACGTATCACCACCACCATTGATCAGAAGGCTCAGCAGGCTACCGTCGAGGCAGTAAAAAAGAATCTGGCAGACGAGCAGGCAAAAACTCGTGTGGCGGCTGTGAGCGTTGAGCCTGGAACTGGTGCGGTGCGTGCATACTACGGTGGAGAAGACGCCGGTGGATATGATTATGCCAACGCTCCGCTGCAAACTGGCTCAACCTTTAAAATCTTTGGGCTCGCGGCAGCACTACAGCAAGGTATCCCCACGTCGGCCTATTACAGCTCCGAACCCTTCACTCTGCCTGGTGGCATCACCGTGAAAAACGTCGATAAGGGCTGCGGCAGCTGTACCATCAAGGAAGCTCTGAAAAAGTCCTATAACACCAGTTTTCTTCGTCTGCAGGGAGACCTGAAAAACGGCAGCCAGGATACCGCTGATATGGCCCATGCGCTGGGCGTAGCGCGCTCGCTGCCGGGGATTGAAAAAACACTGACTGAGAACGGAAACCAGCCCTACGAGGGCGTTATTCTGGGCCAGTATCAGTCGCGTCCCCTAGACATGGCTCACGCCATGGCTACCTTGGCTAATTACGGTGTTTGGCACAAAGAATACTTTGTGGAAAAAATTGAAACTGTGGACGGCAAAGTCCTGTACCAGCACGAGAAATCCGAAGGTGAACGCCGAGTTTCTGAAAAGGTAGCCACGAACGTCCTTGACGCCATGGCTCCAATTGCAGCGTGGTCCAATGGCAATAGTCTTGCAGGAGGCCGTCCCTCTGCAGCCAAGACAGGTACTACGCAGCTCGGCGATACCGGCTCCAACAAAGATGCATGGATGGTGGGGGCCACTCCGCAGTTGGCTACGGCAGTATGGGCTGGCACCTCTGACAATTCTCCGCTGCTTAATTCTTGGGGCGGCCTGATGTACGGCTCAAATCTTCCGGCAGAGCTGTGGAAGGACATTGAGGATAACTCTCTCCAAGGCAAGAGCGTGGAGAAATTCAAGTCTGCAGAATCCATCGGTTGGGCTAGCGCAAAGTACACCTATGCGCCGCCTCCTGTGGCTACTACGCGCCGCAACGAGCCTAAACCAGAAAGAAGTACCAACCCCTGA